One segment of Anopheles stephensi strain Indian chromosome 3, UCI_ANSTEP_V1.0, whole genome shotgun sequence DNA contains the following:
- the LOC118513974 gene encoding uncharacterized protein LOC118513974, translating to MKALLVLALLSVAISTIVADRDEALNLFTQLKRVKKGGRLFGAEDDFVSLVQSELLLAEEEYVRSSIQGESSILQELTTAEAQASGPLCVDFIRQKTGLMLNLAGVSYTSCLNQVDDALFEKLSDATDGAVTRDQYDQANVLNAFRGENIFVDPARIRSKLQERMRATLKLPSLSSESVKDIRDELDEVKDQFVECMTTARSVLDKALDGTTQQYHLVCAKKQQ from the exons atgaagGCACTGCTCGTGCTAGCACTGCTGTCGGTGGCTATTTCG ACCATCGTAGCTGATCGTGATGAGGCGCTCAATCTGTTCACACAGCTGAAGCGCGTCAAGAAGGGTGGACGGCTGTTTGGAGCTGAAGATGATTTCGTATCGCTCGTACAGTCAGAGCTGCTGCTCGCTGAGGAAGAGTACGTGCGCTCGTCCATCCAAGGCGAGTCGTCGATCCTGCAGGAACTGACCACCGCCGAGGCACAGGCAAGCGGGCCACTCTGTGTCGACTTTATCCGCCAGAAGACGGGACTGATGCTGAACCTGGCCGGTGTATCGTACACCTCCTGCCTGAACCAGGTGGACGATGCGTTGTTCGAGAAGCTGTCGGATGCTACGGATGGAGCTGTCACGCGCGACCAGTACGATCAGGCCAATGTGCTGAACGCGTTCCGGGGCGAGAACATCTTCGTCGATCCGGCACGCATTCGAAGCAAGCTGCAGGAGCGGATGCGTGCCACCCTGAAGCTACCGTCGTTGAGTTCGGAATCGGTGAAGGATATTCGTGATGAGTTGGACGAAGTGAAGGATCAGTTTGTGGAGTGCATGACGACGGCACGGAGTGTACTGGATAAGGCGCTGGATGGTACCACGCAGCAGTACCATCTTGTGTGTGCGAAAAAGCAGCAGTAA
- the LOC118513925 gene encoding TBC1 domain family member 23 yields the protein MEDGGLWLIELESALQDDCTVDDIYAICHGKALPEALRLDVWQVCLGVRNKPDQLAQFNEIYDLPFQAQLRSDCEEFVSKLGNEDEDKVSVVCDLESILTFYCKNRNLVYEANNGWVELMLPLLSLKLIRSDTYNLFEAIRDTYIPKGCMKNGTVFNVFRLLLLYHDPELCTILDTKRITPDCYAMGWFQTLFASTCTLPVVLSMWDLYFQQSDPFLVFFLSLIVLINQRDQILTMKGSTKEELISFLVNMPCNIEADDVLDFCSLAQYYSVKTPASFKRDLLQVLFGAQRGSGKPEGSVVSQALCLPVSVNELIENASLINPHPEAVRFFLVDCRPAEQYNSGHLSTAFHLDSNLMLQEPEAFQTAVQGLLRSQRNAIDANSNAGGEHLCFLGSGRLEEDQYTHMVVASFLQKNTKYVSLLTGGYEAIHEYFGESMVDCLEDHDPLKCLLCNKEQLRYGGPKGSGNNNIQKSLPSGANSASSSATNSLKRASQRSGNHSTANGNGAGDRKSTIDLFSKLSLAMKTKSAEVKEKLIDYISNPNATEPGTSRTGNGAEKHVSRNDRNGKRYRNVPPVFSIGEDHEDDDELNSAASESSSVARGSKTNAQQQQQADPGAQEIVSIQSFLKGPDVIRYFKCQEVHLNGYMYDSYLLVTATHMIVLRELETQRDRARIIVRRLLQSIVKITAKKRHRDLITFKYGYPEEENLVITDMDRFLIPNASEVTDLISRHIIKQT from the exons ATGGAGGACGGCGGACTGTG GTTGATCGAGCTCGAATCGGCCCTCCAGGATGATTGCACGGTGGACGACATTTATGCAATATGCCACGGAAAGGCACTCCCCGAAGCGCTACGGCTCGATGTGTGGCAGGTGTGTCTCGGGGTGCGCAACAAACCGGACCAGCTGGCACAGTTCAACGAGATCTACGACCTACCCTTCCAGGCGCAGCTGCGGTCGGATTGTGAGGAATTTGTCAGCAAGCTCGGAAATGAGGATGAGGACAAGGTGTCGGTCGTTTGTGACCTCGAATCGATACTTACCTTTTACTGTAAAAACCGCAACCTTGTGTACGAGGCAAACAATGGTTGGGTGGAGTTGATGTTGCCACTGCTCTCGCTCAAGCTGATCCGGTCGGATACGTACAACCTGTTTGAAGCTATCCGTGATACGTACATTCCAAAGGGCTGCATGAAAAATGGGACCGTGTTTAACGTGttccggttgctgctgctttaccACGATCCGGAACTGTGCACCATACTGGACACGAAGCGCATAACGCCGGATTGCTATGCGATGGGCTGGTTCCAGACACTGTTTGCCTCGACCTGCACGCTCCCGGTCGTGCTGTCCATGTGGGACCTGTACTTTCAACAGTCGGATCCGTTCCTGGTGTTCTTCCTCAGCCTGATCGTGCTGATCAACCAACGTGATCAGATACTGACGATGAAGGGTTCCACGAAGGAGGAACTGATCAGCTTTCTAGTCAACATGCCCTGCAACATCGAGGCGGACGATGTGCTCGATTTCTGTTCGCTCGCACAGTATTACTCCGTGAAAACGCCCGCCTCATTCAAGCGCGATCTACTCCAGGTGTTGTTTGGTGCTCAGCGAGGATCCGGCAAGCCGGAAGGATCGGTCGTCTCGCAGGCCCTCTGTCTGCCGGTGTCGGTGAACGAGCTGATTGAGAACGCATCGCTGATAAATCCACACCCGGAAGCAGTACGCTTCTTTCTGGTCGATTGCCGTCCGGCGGAACAGTACAATTCGGGACACCTTTCGACGGCGTTCCATCTGGACAGCAATCTGATGCTGCAGGAACCGGAAGCATTCCAAACGGCGGTGCAAGGATTGCTTCGCTCACAGCGCAATGCGATCGATGCTAATTCCAATGCGGGCGGAGAGCATCTGTGCTTCCTGGGGTCCGGGCGGCTCGAGGAGGATCAGTACACACACATGGTGGTGGCATCGTTTCTGCAGAAAAATACCAAATACGTATCGCTGCTGACCGGTGGATACGAAGCGATACACGAATACTTCGGTGAGAGTATGGTCGACTGTTTGGAGGATCATGATCCACTCAAGTGCTTGCTGTGCAACAAGGAACAACTACGGTACGGTGGGCCAAAGGGAAGCggaaacaacaacatccaGAAATCGCTCCCGAGCGGTGCCAACAGTGCTAGCAGCAGTGCCACAAACAGTCTCAAACGAGCGTCACAACGATCCGGAAATCATAGTACGGCAAACGGCAATGGTGCTGGCGATCGAAAGTCCACGATCGATCTGTTCAGCAAACTGTCCCTGGCGATGAAAACCAAGTCGGCCGAAGTGAAGGAAAAGCTGATCGATTACATTTCCAACCCGAACGCAACCGAACCGGGAACGAGCCGTACCGGAAACGGTGCAGAGAAACACGTTTCCCGCAACGATCGCAATGGGAAGCGATACCGGAACGTACCGCCAGTGTTCAGCATCGGCGAAGACCACGAAGACGATGATGAGCTCAACTCGGCCGCCAGCGAATCTTCCTCGGTAGCGCGTGGCTCGAAAACAAacgcccagcagcagcagcaggccgaTCCCGGTGCGCAAGAGATCGTTTCGATACAGAGCTTCCTGAAAGGGCCGGACGTGATACGATATTTCAAATGTCAGGAGGTACATCTGAACGGGTACATGTACGACAGCTACCTGCTAGTGACCGCGACCCACATGATCGTACTGCGCGAGCTAGAAACGCAGCGAGATCGGGCACGTATCATCGTACGCCGGTTGCTGCAGAGCATCGTGAAGATAACGGCCAAAAAACGCCATCGGGATCTGATCACGTTCAAGTACGGCTATCCGGAGGAGGAAAACCTGGTCATTACGGATATGGATCGGTTCCTCATACCGAACGCGAGCGAAGTGACCGATCTAATCTCGCGACACATCATTAAGCAGACGTGA
- the LOC118513972 gene encoding uncharacterized protein LOC118513972: MKLLVLVVLAVVGASNAARPGAIEVIDTFKQIVPRYLATLDADQEQIFTLEREGTDAIAEFHSDIALAKQTFVMSITLQEDQLIDMIGAQNTSVADEQCMQFIATAANETVNVIGVGYTQCINAADEALGEVVLSYYGSIGALEQTATNVTLLDVFRGENVFYTPDNIVAKLRQKETDLRGNSSPLAEKLQVQKDGLVANLTTIRNSYIGCMTDTEIAFRNYISLAQMQLSMICGGEVNITRELSESESEQS, from the coding sequence ATGAAGTTACTCGTTCTGGTAGTACTGGCAGTGGTTGGAGCGAGCAATGCTGCTCGTCCCGGTGCCATTGAGGTGATCGACACGTTTAAGCAGATCGTGCCGCGATATCTGGCGACGCTAGATGCAGATCAGGAGCAAATATTTACGCTGGAACGCGAAGGCACCGACGCGATAGCGGAATTTCACTCCGACATTGCACTGGCGAAGCAAACGTTCGTCATGTCCATCACACTGCAGGAAGATCAGCTGATCGATATGATCGGCGCACAGAACACATCCGTAGCGGATGAGCAGTGCATGCAGTTCATAGCCACCGCTGCCAACGAAACTGTCAACGTGATCGGCGTGGGCTACACACAGTGCATTAATGCGGCCGACGAAGCTCTGGGTGAGGTCGTACTGTCTTACTACGGTAGTATTGGAGCGTTGGAACAGACGGCCACCAACGTAACGCTGCTGGATGTTTTTCGTGGTGAGAACGTGTTCTACACACCTGACAACATTGTGGCCAAGCTGAGGCAAAAAGAGACCGATCTGCGAGGAAACAGTTCCCCATTGGCAGAGAAGCTGCAGGTGCAGAAGGACGGACTCGTTGCCAACTTGACGACGATCCGGAACAGTTACATCGGATGCATGACCGATACAGAGATTGCCTTCCGCAACTACATCTCACTGGCTCAAATGCAGCTGAGCATGATCTGTGGTGGAGAGGTCAACATTACCCGAGAACTGAGTGAATCCGAATCAGAACAATCGTAA